In Halosegnis marinus, one genomic interval encodes:
- a CDS encoding SAM-dependent methyltransferase: MSHDHGRRRYLLAKRSVDARARDRRVRDAMLDALVPEPRVFEAGPGAGLGALDLREWGVTPSSYRGVDADPGVAAFAARLLPRAFARAGYDANPVEGGCRIGDTTYRFEAGDAVAALPGAGADLVVAQSFLDLVERDRVLDAVAAGLSPGGVAYAPLTFDGVTLFQPSHPEDDAVAERYHDAIDAAPGRDARAGRHVLDALRRRGDEVLAVGASDWIVRPANGGYPADERRFLDRILDFVAAAVDRDDWVATRREQVEAGDLLYVAHGYDLLWRPGGDGP, from the coding sequence GTGAGCCACGACCACGGCCGCCGGCGCTACCTGCTCGCCAAGCGGTCCGTCGACGCCCGGGCGCGCGACCGCCGGGTGCGCGACGCGATGCTCGACGCCCTCGTCCCCGAGCCCCGCGTCTTCGAGGCCGGACCGGGGGCGGGACTGGGCGCGCTCGACCTCCGCGAGTGGGGCGTGACGCCGTCGTCGTACCGGGGCGTGGACGCCGACCCGGGCGTGGCCGCGTTTGCCGCCCGCCTCCTTCCCCGGGCGTTCGCCCGCGCCGGCTACGACGCCAACCCCGTCGAGGGCGGCTGTCGCATCGGGGACACGACCTACCGCTTCGAGGCGGGCGACGCGGTGGCCGCGCTCCCCGGCGCCGGCGCGGACCTCGTCGTTGCGCAGTCCTTCCTCGACCTCGTGGAACGCGACCGCGTTCTGGACGCCGTGGCCGCCGGACTCTCGCCCGGCGGGGTCGCCTACGCCCCGCTCACCTTCGACGGCGTGACGCTGTTCCAGCCGTCGCACCCCGAGGACGACGCGGTGGCCGAGCGGTACCACGACGCCATCGACGCGGCGCCCGGCCGGGACGCGCGGGCGGGACGGCACGTCCTCGACGCGCTCCGCCGACGCGGCGACGAGGTGCTCGCGGTCGGGGCCTCGGACTGGATCGTTCGCCCCGCAAACGGCGGCTACCCCGCCGACGAGCGGCGCTTCCTCGACCGGATACTCGACTTCGTCGCGGCGGCGGTCGACCGCGACGACTGGGTCGCGACGCGGCGCGAACAGGTCGAGGCGGGCGACCTCCTCTACGTCGCGCACGGCTACGACCTGCTGTGGCGCCCCGGGGGCGACGGGCCGTGA
- a CDS encoding zinc-dependent alcohol dehydrogenase, translating to MEARTLYFAEPGRVERRTRPLAAPDPGEVVVETTASGISAGSELLVYRGEVPDGMAVDATIDVLDGEFAYPLAYGYAAVGEVVAAGDGTSVGVGRRVFAFHPHADRFRTGEDAVVPLPDGVGTEAATLLPSVETATNIALDAAPKVGERAVVFGAGAVGLCTIAVLADFPLERLVAVEPVAARRERALALGADAAVSPEEFDGFPDATPAGADLAVELSGRPATLDDAIDAVGFDGRVVVGSWYGTKRSPVALGGCFHRDRISVESSQVSTVAPELRGRWTTDRRLDAALDRVARLDADRLLTHRVPFAEAEDAYRLLDEGADDALQVVLTYP from the coding sequence ATGGAGGCGAGGACGCTCTACTTCGCCGAGCCGGGCCGCGTCGAGCGGCGGACGCGACCGCTCGCGGCCCCCGACCCCGGCGAGGTCGTCGTCGAGACGACCGCGTCGGGCATCAGCGCCGGCTCGGAACTGCTCGTGTACCGCGGCGAGGTGCCCGACGGGATGGCCGTCGACGCCACCATCGACGTGCTCGACGGGGAGTTCGCCTACCCGCTCGCGTACGGCTACGCGGCCGTCGGCGAGGTGGTGGCCGCCGGCGACGGGACCTCGGTCGGGGTCGGACGGCGCGTCTTCGCCTTCCACCCGCACGCCGACCGCTTCCGTACGGGGGAGGACGCGGTCGTCCCGCTCCCGGACGGCGTCGGCACCGAGGCGGCGACGCTCCTCCCGAGCGTCGAGACGGCGACCAACATCGCGCTGGACGCCGCCCCGAAGGTCGGGGAGCGCGCGGTCGTGTTCGGGGCCGGCGCGGTCGGCCTCTGTACGATAGCCGTGCTCGCCGACTTCCCGCTGGAACGGCTCGTCGCCGTCGAACCGGTCGCCGCCCGGCGGGAGCGGGCGCTCGCGCTCGGGGCGGACGCCGCCGTCTCCCCCGAGGAGTTCGACGGCTTTCCCGACGCGACCCCCGCCGGGGCCGACCTCGCCGTGGAGCTGTCGGGCCGGCCCGCGACGCTGGACGACGCCATCGACGCCGTCGGCTTCGACGGCCGCGTCGTCGTCGGCTCGTGGTACGGGACGAAGCGGTCGCCGGTCGCGCTCGGCGGCTGTTTCCACCGCGACCGAATCAGCGTCGAGTCGAGCCAGGTGAGCACCGTCGCGCCCGAACTCCGGGGACGGTGGACCACCGACCGACGGCTCGATGCCGCGCTCGACCGGGTGGCCCGGCTCGACGCCGACCGCCTCCTCACCCACCGCGTCCCGTTCGCCGAGGCCGAGGACGCGTACCGACTGCTCGACGAGGGAGCCGACGACGCCCTACAGGTCGTCCTCACCTACCCGTGA
- a CDS encoding DUF7475 family protein — translation MATQTASSGSTLATDSLTALHWAGILLSLATGLLHLGLAASFGASGLGVAFAVAGVGYLAGVAAVLVDYRRRAMYLVGIPFTLGQVVAWYALNAPDFSTLGYADKAIQVALVVVLAVLYRRA, via the coding sequence ATGGCGACACAAACGGCGAGCAGCGGGTCGACGCTCGCCACCGATTCGCTGACGGCGCTGCACTGGGCGGGGATACTGCTGTCGCTCGCGACCGGGCTGCTCCACCTCGGGCTGGCCGCGAGCTTCGGCGCGTCGGGGCTGGGGGTCGCCTTCGCCGTCGCCGGGGTCGGCTACCTCGCCGGGGTCGCGGCGGTGCTCGTGGACTACCGGCGCCGGGCGATGTACCTGGTCGGCATCCCGTTCACGCTCGGGCAGGTGGTCGCGTGGTACGCGCTCAATGCGCCCGACTTCTCGACGCTCGGCTACGCGGACAAGGCCATACAGGTCGCGCTCGTGGTCGTGCTGGCGGTGCTGTACCGGCGGGCCTGA
- a CDS encoding aldo/keto reductase, giving the protein MDCLFVGAGAVAAKYAEGLAASPLRLAAVCDRERDRAERLAGDHGAAAYADLDAMLAAEDAALVVNLTGHAAHAPVTERCLDADRHVFSEKPAALSPDRAAGLIERARDRELAFGCAPLAPDCDAQRHAATLLGDGRLGRVRFAAATANVGRVDRWHDRPDSFLAVGPLYDGAVYPLSVLVAWFGRVERVRTADAVPAWPEDAPEADAPTHWEATLAFADGPTVALRASYYVDHRSREFYGVELHGDDGTLYLDDAGAMAAERDAVTVRGGDREPVVAPHPKPRRERRYLYGPERLARAVAAGRQPRASARRSAHVVAVCAAVERAAAEGGPVDVEGAAPPPAETRRWPARPAPEGRPDRGAIRLPPIGFGCSRYRDGAYVEPALGAAVDAGYRLFDTAELYGNEHRLGDALAGLGRDGVFLFGKAWNTNHGPGHLRAACEGSLAELGVEAFDCYALHWPDAWEHTDDLRRLSERPVAEQEALTFPTEGDAPVRADVSLADTWRRLERLREEGLTRTLGVCNVTLPRLARLCDAARVPPAVVQVERHPYRPRTALVEWCHRRGIRVMAHSPLSAPGLLDEPAVRDVAERVDAAPAAVLLAWHRARGVVPIPSTTDPGRASENLAAARLRLDGDALARLDALADPSFER; this is encoded by the coding sequence GTGGATTGTCTCTTCGTCGGGGCGGGGGCGGTCGCCGCGAAGTACGCCGAGGGGCTGGCGGCGTCGCCGCTGCGGCTCGCGGCCGTCTGCGACCGGGAGCGCGACCGGGCCGAGCGGCTCGCCGGCGACCACGGCGCGGCCGCCTACGCCGACCTCGACGCCATGCTCGCGGCCGAGGACGCCGCGCTCGTCGTCAACCTCACGGGCCACGCGGCCCACGCGCCGGTGACCGAGCGGTGTCTCGACGCCGACCGACACGTCTTCTCCGAGAAGCCGGCCGCGCTGTCCCCCGACCGCGCCGCGGGGCTAATCGAGCGCGCACGGGACCGAGAGCTGGCGTTCGGCTGTGCCCCGCTGGCCCCCGACTGCGACGCCCAGCGCCACGCCGCGACCCTGCTCGGGGACGGTCGGCTCGGCCGGGTCCGGTTCGCCGCGGCGACGGCGAACGTCGGCCGGGTGGACCGCTGGCACGACCGCCCCGACTCCTTCCTCGCCGTCGGGCCGCTGTACGACGGCGCGGTCTATCCCCTGTCGGTGCTCGTCGCGTGGTTCGGCCGCGTCGAGCGGGTCAGGACCGCCGACGCCGTCCCGGCGTGGCCCGAGGACGCCCCCGAGGCGGACGCGCCGACGCACTGGGAGGCGACGCTCGCGTTCGCCGACGGCCCGACCGTCGCGCTCCGCGCCAGCTACTACGTCGACCACCGGAGCCGGGAGTTCTACGGGGTCGAACTCCACGGCGACGACGGGACGCTGTACCTCGACGACGCGGGCGCGATGGCCGCCGAGCGCGACGCCGTCACCGTCCGCGGGGGCGACCGCGAGCCGGTCGTCGCGCCCCACCCGAAACCCCGCCGCGAGCGGCGCTACCTCTACGGCCCGGAGCGGCTGGCCCGTGCCGTTGCCGCCGGCCGGCAGCCACGCGCCTCGGCCCGCCGGAGCGCCCACGTCGTCGCCGTCTGTGCGGCGGTCGAGCGCGCGGCGGCCGAGGGCGGGCCGGTGGATGTCGAAGGAGCAGCCCCGCCCCCTGCCGAAACACGCCGGTGGCCGGCACGGCCGGCGCCCGAGGGCCGACCGGACCGGGGCGCGATACGCCTCCCGCCGATCGGGTTCGGCTGCTCGCGCTACCGCGACGGCGCGTACGTCGAGCCGGCGCTCGGCGCGGCCGTGGACGCCGGCTACCGGCTGTTCGACACGGCGGAGCTGTACGGCAACGAACACCGGCTCGGCGACGCGCTCGCCGGCCTCGGCCGCGACGGCGTCTTCCTGTTCGGGAAGGCGTGGAACACGAACCACGGGCCGGGCCACCTCCGGGCGGCCTGCGAGGGGTCGCTCGCGGAACTCGGCGTCGAGGCGTTCGACTGCTACGCGCTCCACTGGCCCGACGCGTGGGAACACACCGACGACCTCCGCCGGCTCTCCGAGCGGCCGGTCGCCGAACAGGAGGCGCTGACGTTCCCGACCGAGGGGGACGCGCCGGTCCGCGCGGACGTCTCCCTCGCGGACACGTGGCGGCGGCTCGAACGGCTCCGCGAGGAGGGGCTGACCCGCACGCTCGGCGTCTGTAACGTCACGCTCCCGCGGCTCGCGCGGCTGTGCGACGCGGCCCGCGTCCCGCCGGCCGTCGTGCAGGTGGAGCGCCACCCGTACCGGCCCCGCACGGCGCTCGTCGAGTGGTGTCACCGGCGCGGCATCCGAGTGATGGCACACTCGCCGCTGTCGGCCCCCGGACTGCTCGACGAGCCGGCCGTGCGCGACGTGGCCGAGCGCGTCGATGCCGCCCCGGCGGCCGTCCTGCTCGCGTGGCACCGCGCCCGCGGCGTCGTTCCCATCCCCTCGACGACCGACCCCGGCCGCGCGAGCGAGAACCTCGCGGCCGCGCGCCTCCGGCTGGACGGCGACGCGCTCGCCCGGCTGGACGCCCTCGCGGACCCTTCCTTCGAGCGATGA
- a CDS encoding GTP cyclohydrolase IIa, whose protein sequence is MVAVQVDDYGPWTTTPRPRRETDLQALQARLFADVADFVGGRDGYAFAGRFDNMVGTATRIETDTFERLQERVRNRYPVTVSIGVGTGETPAAALDAAGSVISDAGSAQGDRRETLGDRVAEGFDGAPDTVTVAHFDVVDATGTYTDAVSPTRAELDIRGGVLSLAEYLHDEHGAVTQFVGGDNAIAVTPALDRAAVAAATDHVRAEVGVDLQVGVGRGPTAHAAGDEAKHALETCRETGRRAHGPWAAADD, encoded by the coding sequence ATGGTCGCCGTGCAGGTGGACGACTACGGCCCGTGGACGACGACCCCGCGACCCCGCCGCGAGACGGACCTCCAGGCCCTTCAGGCGCGGCTGTTCGCCGACGTGGCGGACTTCGTCGGCGGCCGTGACGGCTACGCCTTCGCCGGCCGGTTCGACAACATGGTGGGCACCGCGACCCGCATCGAGACGGACACGTTCGAGCGCCTCCAGGAGCGGGTCCGGAACCGCTACCCGGTGACGGTGAGTATCGGGGTGGGGACGGGTGAGACGCCGGCGGCCGCGCTCGACGCCGCGGGGAGCGTCATCAGCGACGCGGGGAGCGCGCAGGGCGACCGCCGCGAGACGCTCGGCGACCGGGTCGCGGAGGGGTTCGACGGGGCGCCCGACACGGTCACCGTCGCGCACTTCGACGTGGTGGACGCGACGGGCACCTACACGGACGCCGTCTCGCCCACCCGCGCGGAACTCGACATCCGCGGGGGCGTGCTCTCGCTCGCCGAGTACCTCCACGACGAACACGGCGCGGTGACGCAGTTCGTCGGCGGCGACAACGCCATCGCGGTGACGCCCGCGCTCGACCGCGCGGCCGTCGCGGCGGCGACCGACCACGTCCGCGCCGAGGTCGGCGTGGACCTCCAGGTCGGCGTCGGGCGCGGCCCGACCGCCCACGCGGCGGGCGACGAGGCCAAACACGCGCTGGAGACCTGCCGCGAGACCGGCCGCCGCGCCCACGGCCCGTGGGCCGCCGCGGACGACTGA
- a CDS encoding ribonucleoside-diphosphate reductase, whose product MNRYSDPDRGHRLDPDSFASGYFRNAVYRHWDPYEDIPDDLLAQDRERLTERDQTEAEFDGLRRTLALFGAGEEAVTEDLAPLAIRLDDVEKEMFVTSQLYEEAKHTAFFDRYWRDVIDPVAEACGFEVTAPTDGRYFNEGYVELFDRTEAAMADLLSDDSPEALAKAYCHYHLAVESVLAQTGYYGIQGSFSPSGPDLPVVGEPVHLEGLVEGITRIRSDEGRHVGFGMHEVQRLVGEEGVDPSLVQETLMELLPLVASTVEDPEGAEAGIDSNALVNYASEKLARRIEVITDREADIPPVDELVRVEGGREGAAD is encoded by the coding sequence ATGAACCGCTACAGCGACCCGGACCGGGGCCACCGGCTCGACCCGGACTCGTTCGCCTCCGGCTACTTCCGCAACGCCGTCTACCGCCACTGGGACCCCTACGAGGACATCCCGGACGACCTGCTCGCGCAGGACCGCGAGCGCCTGACGGAGCGCGACCAGACGGAGGCCGAGTTCGACGGCCTGCGCCGCACGCTCGCGCTGTTCGGCGCGGGCGAGGAGGCCGTGACGGAGGACCTCGCCCCCCTCGCCATCCGGCTCGACGACGTGGAAAAGGAGATGTTCGTCACCTCACAGCTGTACGAGGAGGCGAAACACACGGCCTTCTTCGACCGGTACTGGCGCGACGTGATAGACCCCGTCGCGGAGGCGTGCGGCTTCGAGGTCACCGCGCCCACCGACGGGCGCTACTTCAACGAGGGGTACGTCGAGCTGTTCGACCGCACGGAGGCCGCGATGGCCGACCTGCTCTCCGACGACTCGCCGGAGGCGCTTGCGAAGGCGTACTGCCACTACCACCTCGCCGTCGAGTCCGTGCTGGCACAGACGGGCTACTACGGGATACAGGGCTCCTTCTCGCCGTCGGGGCCGGACCTGCCGGTCGTCGGCGAGCCGGTCCACCTCGAAGGGCTGGTGGAGGGCATCACCCGCATCCGCTCGGACGAGGGCCGCCACGTCGGCTTCGGGATGCACGAGGTCCAGCGGCTCGTCGGCGAGGAGGGGGTGGACCCCTCGCTCGTCCAGGAGACACTGATGGAGCTGCTCCCGCTCGTGGCGAGCACCGTCGAGGACCCCGAGGGCGCGGAGGCCGGCATCGACTCGAACGCGCTCGTGAACTACGCGAGCGAGAAGCTGGCCCGGCGTATCGAGGTCATCACCGACCGCGAGGCGGACATCCCGCCGGTGGACGAACTCGTCCGCGTCGAGGGGGGCCGGGAGGGGGCTGCCGACTAG
- a CDS encoding glycosyltransferase, whose product MARLAVLHNTLDLRGGADAVCVRACAALAERHDVTLFTVSRADPAAVAADFGVSLDVPGDVRVASPPLADAVAGAFARAAPRIGPQLPARSTLLRAFFRRHADEYDLAVSTANEFALSLPSLQYVHFPQFHGRRTPRADPGTLDPLWSRLAGPTPGAVGDDAHLLANSAWTADTVASIYGRRPAVLHPPVAPVAGRAWADREPGVLVLGRIAPDKRTLDAIRVADAVRERGHDLRFHVVGTAAPAYRDYVERVRSAAAERPYLAVETDADRERVETLLGRYRYGLNAKPDEHFGMAVAEYVAAGMVAFAPDSGGQRDVLAGDERLLFDGVEGAAERVAAAVESGLTPTLPRDRFGPERFADALRDHVAAALE is encoded by the coding sequence ATGGCACGGCTCGCGGTGTTGCACAACACGCTCGACCTGCGGGGCGGCGCGGACGCCGTCTGCGTCCGGGCGTGTGCCGCCCTCGCCGAGCGCCACGACGTGACGCTGTTCACCGTCTCGCGGGCCGACCCGGCCGCCGTCGCGGCGGACTTCGGCGTGTCGCTCGACGTGCCGGGCGACGTTCGGGTCGCGTCGCCGCCCCTCGCCGACGCCGTCGCGGGGGCGTTCGCGCGGGCCGCACCCCGTATCGGGCCGCAGTTGCCGGCCCGGAGCACCCTCCTGCGGGCCTTCTTCCGGCGGCACGCGGACGAGTACGACCTCGCCGTCTCCACCGCGAACGAGTTCGCCCTCTCGCTCCCCTCGCTGCAGTACGTCCACTTCCCGCAGTTCCACGGCCGGCGGACGCCGCGGGCCGACCCGGGCACGCTCGACCCGCTGTGGAGCCGCCTCGCGGGGCCGACGCCCGGCGCCGTCGGCGACGACGCGCACCTGCTCGCCAACTCCGCGTGGACCGCCGACACGGTCGCGTCGATTTACGGCCGTCGCCCGGCGGTGCTCCACCCGCCCGTGGCTCCCGTCGCGGGGCGGGCGTGGGCCGACCGTGAGCCGGGTGTGCTCGTCCTCGGCCGCATCGCCCCCGACAAGCGGACGCTCGACGCGATACGGGTCGCGGACGCCGTCCGCGAGCGGGGCCACGACCTCCGATTCCACGTCGTCGGCACCGCCGCGCCCGCCTACCGCGACTACGTCGAGCGGGTGCGGTCGGCCGCGGCCGAGCGCCCCTATCTCGCCGTCGAGACGGACGCCGACCGCGAGCGGGTCGAGACGCTGCTCGGGCGCTACCGCTACGGGCTGAACGCCAAGCCGGACGAGCACTTCGGGATGGCCGTCGCGGAGTACGTCGCGGCGGGGATGGTCGCGTTCGCGCCGGACAGCGGGGGCCAGCGCGACGTGCTCGCCGGCGACGAACGACTGCTGTTCGACGGCGTCGAGGGAGCGGCCGAGCGGGTGGCCGCGGCCGTCGAGTCGGGACTGACGCCGACGCTGCCGCGCGACCGGTTCGGCCCCGAGCGGTTCGCGGACGCCCTGCGCGACCACGTCGCGGCGGCCTTAGAGTGA
- a CDS encoding 6-pyruvoyl trahydropterin synthase family protein, translating into MTTDSPTEPYRLTVRREFVAQHFLTVPDPGPEGEPHSHVFTAEVEFAGPDLGAYGYLVDIDAVEAVLDDVVGRYRDALLNDLPEFDGNPSVERFARLFGDRVVDGLDDPTPTRLVVRLWEDDLAWASHERRL; encoded by the coding sequence GTGACCACCGACAGCCCGACCGAGCCGTACCGGCTCACCGTCCGCCGCGAGTTCGTCGCACAGCACTTCCTCACCGTCCCCGACCCCGGGCCCGAGGGGGAGCCACACAGCCACGTCTTCACCGCCGAGGTCGAGTTCGCCGGGCCGGACCTCGGCGCGTACGGCTACCTCGTCGATATCGACGCGGTCGAGGCGGTGCTCGACGACGTCGTCGGCCGCTACCGCGACGCGCTGCTGAACGACCTCCCGGAGTTCGACGGGAACCCCAGCGTCGAGCGGTTCGCCCGGCTGTTCGGGGACCGCGTGGTCGACGGGCTGGACGACCCGACCCCCACCCGGCTCGTCGTCCGGCTGTGGGAGGACGACCTCGCGTGGGCGAGCCACGAGCGCCGGCTGTGA
- a CDS encoding CDP-alcohol phosphatidyltransferase family protein produces MSRLRPAMRRRLVAVAVVGLLAATVVAAATASRYGTTEATAWLAAAALPLGYVAAAPAWWLVRDGAEATTLGVANGITLARGGMYALVAGFLLVVPPAGDPWRWLPALLYGAGAALDAVDGAVARRVGTPTRLGERLDMGFDTLGFLVAPLVAVAWGRLPVWYLSLSAARYCYRLGCALHVRRGGTLRPLPESRVRRPLAGVQMAFIAVALAPVVPVAVVEAAAAVVLVPSLAVFCRDFLVVTSAGGLKQRS; encoded by the coding sequence ATGAGCCGGCTCCGTCCCGCGATGCGCCGCCGGCTGGTCGCGGTCGCGGTCGTCGGCCTGCTCGCGGCGACCGTGGTGGCGGCCGCGACCGCGAGCCGCTACGGCACGACCGAGGCGACGGCGTGGCTCGCGGCCGCGGCGCTCCCGCTCGGCTACGTCGCCGCCGCCCCGGCGTGGTGGCTCGTCAGGGACGGCGCCGAGGCGACGACGCTCGGGGTGGCGAACGGCATCACGCTGGCGCGGGGCGGGATGTACGCGCTCGTCGCCGGCTTCCTGCTCGTCGTGCCGCCCGCGGGCGACCCGTGGCGCTGGCTCCCCGCCCTCCTCTACGGGGCCGGCGCGGCGCTCGACGCCGTGGACGGGGCCGTCGCGCGCCGGGTCGGCACCCCGACCCGGCTCGGCGAACGGCTCGACATGGGGTTCGACACGCTGGGCTTCCTCGTCGCCCCGCTGGTCGCGGTGGCGTGGGGACGGCTCCCCGTGTGGTACCTCTCGCTGTCGGCGGCGCGCTACTGCTACCGCCTCGGCTGTGCGCTCCACGTCCGGCGGGGCGGGACCCTCCGCCCGCTCCCCGAGAGCCGCGTCCGCCGCCCGCTCGCGGGGGTCCAGATGGCTTTCATCGCGGTCGCGCTCGCGCCGGTCGTCCCGGTCGCGGTCGTCGAGGCGGCCGCCGCGGTCGTGCTCGTCCCCTCGCTCGCGGTCTTCTGCCGCGACTTCCTCGTCGTGACCTCCGCCGGAGGACTGAAACAACGTTCATGA
- a CDS encoding glycerophosphodiester phosphodiesterase — protein sequence MRLIAHRGFGDVYPENTLTAVEAAAMRADDVAVDVRRCDSGELVVIHDPTVDRITDGSGAVCRHTLDELQALDVLGTGERIPALETVLAAVPPSVGVTLELHEVGLAADALRLARRSDPQVTVSSGIAHELEGCRGIDPTVPRAYRFDGEPEVGLDFADETDCSYLHPHASVCEEWVVADAHREGMCVNAWGVGDRETATTLAERGVDGIVADCTEVLPRVEQ from the coding sequence ATGCGGCTCATCGCGCACCGGGGGTTCGGGGACGTGTATCCCGAGAACACGCTCACGGCGGTGGAGGCGGCCGCGATGCGCGCCGACGACGTCGCCGTGGACGTCCGCCGATGCGACTCGGGGGAGCTCGTCGTCATCCACGACCCGACGGTCGACCGTATCACGGACGGCTCCGGGGCCGTGTGTCGCCACACGCTCGACGAGCTACAGGCGCTCGACGTGCTCGGGACGGGCGAGCGCATCCCGGCGCTGGAGACGGTTCTGGCCGCGGTCCCGCCCTCCGTCGGCGTCACGCTCGAACTCCACGAGGTGGGGTTGGCGGCCGACGCCCTGCGGCTGGCGCGCCGGTCGGACCCGCAGGTGACCGTCTCGTCGGGCATCGCCCACGAACTGGAGGGGTGTCGCGGCATCGACCCGACGGTGCCGCGCGCGTACCGCTTCGACGGCGAGCCCGAGGTCGGCCTCGACTTCGCCGACGAGACGGACTGTTCGTACCTCCACCCCCACGCGAGCGTCTGCGAGGAGTGGGTCGTCGCCGACGCCCACCGCGAGGGGATGTGCGTCAACGCGTGGGGCGTCGGCGACCGCGAGACGGCGACGACGCTGGCCGAGCGCGGCGTCGACGGCATCGTCGCGGACTGTACCGAGGTGCTGCCCCGCGTCGAGCAGTAG
- a CDS encoding metal-dependent hydrolase, translating to MMVITHVAVALLAASAVAVAAPEFAAAAAVGAYVGGTLPDIDLFVGVHRRTLHFPVLGPALAVPAVAVALVVPSDATVAVAVALVGAGVHAASDALGAGEELRPWERTNPNAVYDHASGRWWRARYLVPYDGSPRDLAVAVLAAVPTLLVYDGPVAWVLAGLLVAAALYTAVRRRVVPYFEAML from the coding sequence GTGATGGTCATCACCCACGTCGCGGTGGCGCTGCTCGCGGCGTCGGCCGTCGCCGTGGCCGCCCCGGAGTTCGCGGCGGCCGCGGCCGTCGGCGCGTACGTCGGCGGTACCCTCCCCGACATCGACCTGTTCGTCGGCGTCCACCGGCGCACGCTCCACTTCCCCGTGCTCGGGCCGGCGCTCGCCGTGCCCGCGGTGGCCGTCGCGCTGGTCGTCCCCTCGGACGCGACGGTCGCCGTCGCCGTCGCGCTCGTCGGGGCGGGCGTTCACGCCGCGAGCGACGCGCTCGGAGCCGGCGAGGAACTGCGCCCGTGGGAGCGGACGAACCCGAACGCGGTGTACGACCACGCCTCCGGGCGGTGGTGGCGCGCGCGCTACCTCGTGCCGTACGACGGCTCGCCGCGCGACCTCGCGGTCGCGGTCCTCGCCGCGGTTCCGACCCTGCTCGTCTACGACGGCCCCGTCGCGTGGGTGCTCGCGGGGCTGCTGGTCGCGGCGGCCCTCTACACCGCCGTCCGACGCCGGGTGGTTCCGTACTTCGAGGCGATGCTGTAA